The following proteins are encoded in a genomic region of Candidatus Thermokryptus mobilis:
- a CDS encoding TRAP transporter small permease encodes MKFINAIDGFIAKLENILIIILLSLMVIISFLQVILRNLFETGILWADPFLRYVVLWIAFIGASLATREDRHINIDVFARLLPPGLRKFSSAITNFFASVVCLLLLRASIDFVKMEIDFPSVVFLGLKNWMLELIIPIGFGLMSLRFLFRAVKVVFIKNIF; translated from the coding sequence ATGAAATTTATAAATGCAATTGATGGTTTTATCGCAAAGTTGGAAAATATCCTGATTATAATTTTGCTTTCGTTGATGGTGATTATCAGTTTTTTACAGGTGATTTTGAGGAATTTGTTTGAGACGGGTATATTGTGGGCTGATCCATTTTTGAGATATGTCGTTTTGTGGATCGCTTTCATAGGGGCTTCACTTGCAACAAGGGAAGATAGGCACATAAACATTGATGTTTTTGCGAGGTTGCTCCCACCGGGGCTTAGAAAGTTTAGCTCCGCAATTACAAATTTTTTTGCTTCCGTTGTTTGTCTCTTACTTTTGAGGGCTTCAATTGATTTTGTTAAAATGGAGATTGATTTCCCAAGCGTTGTCTTTCTTGGATTAAAGAATTGGATGCTTGAGCTCATAATACCGATCGGTTTTGGATTGATGAGTTTGAGGTTTCTTTTTAGAGCGGTGAAAGTTGTTTTCATTAAAAACATTTTTTGA
- the aroC gene encoding chorismate synthase, whose translation MIRILTAGESHGQALIGIVEGIPAGLEISAEYINFHLKRRQQGIGRGARMRIEEDKVEILSGVRFGKTMGSPIALIIKNKDWENWKKKMSVEEIEEKVEKITVPRPGHADLVGYFKYGFDDIRNVIERASARETAIRVACCSVVRKMLEEVGIFIGSHVVQIGQAKIEDRAKLDRKVQSLIRKEKGAFEISIEADKSEVRCLDKEVEVEMINIIKKAMKEGDTVGGVFEVFITGVPIGLGSYVQWDKRLDGLLAQAIMSIQAIKGVEIGFAFENAGKFGSEVHDEIFIKDGRIYRKTNRAGGLEGGVTNGQPIILRSAMKPISTVVKGLSSVDLATGESVKSRYERSDFCAVPSASVIAEAVVAPVIANALLEKFGGDSIDELKRNFKNAIFSVW comes from the coding sequence GTGATAAGAATTTTAACCGCCGGAGAATCACACGGTCAAGCTTTAATAGGTATAGTTGAAGGAATCCCAGCAGGGCTTGAAATTTCGGCTGAATATATAAACTTTCACTTGAAAAGAAGACAACAAGGCATCGGGCGCGGTGCGAGGATGAGAATTGAAGAGGATAAAGTTGAAATTTTGTCCGGTGTTAGATTCGGTAAAACTATGGGAAGCCCGATAGCCCTGATTATAAAGAATAAGGATTGGGAAAATTGGAAGAAGAAAATGTCAGTTGAAGAAATTGAAGAAAAGGTTGAGAAAATAACCGTTCCAAGACCCGGGCATGCTGACCTTGTTGGTTATTTCAAATATGGTTTTGATGATATAAGAAATGTCATTGAAAGAGCAAGCGCAAGGGAAACGGCTATAAGGGTTGCGTGTTGCTCAGTTGTGAGAAAAATGCTTGAAGAAGTTGGGATTTTCATCGGAAGCCATGTAGTTCAAATAGGGCAAGCAAAAATTGAAGATAGAGCGAAACTTGATAGAAAAGTTCAAAGCTTGATCCGTAAAGAAAAAGGAGCATTTGAAATTTCAATTGAAGCCGATAAGTCGGAAGTTAGATGTCTTGATAAAGAAGTTGAGGTTGAGATGATAAATATCATAAAGAAAGCGATGAAAGAAGGGGACACGGTTGGTGGAGTTTTTGAGGTTTTTATAACTGGTGTACCAATTGGGCTTGGGAGTTATGTCCAGTGGGATAAACGACTTGATGGGCTTCTTGCACAAGCAATTATGTCAATACAGGCGATAAAAGGAGTTGAGATTGGGTTTGCATTTGAAAACGCAGGTAAGTTTGGCTCAGAGGTGCATGATGAGATTTTCATAAAAGATGGGAGAATTTACCGAAAGACAAATCGTGCTGGCGGTCTTGAAGGTGGTGTGACGAATGGACAACCGATTATATTGAGGTCCGCTATGAAACCAATCTCAACGGTTGTGAAGGGGCTTTCAAGCGTTGATCTTGCAACAGGTGAAAGTGTAAAGTCAAGGTATGAGAGGTCTGATTTTTGTGCAGTTCCATCTGCAAGTGTTATAGCTGAGGCGGTTGTTGCACCAGTTATAGCAAATGCTTTGCTTGAGAAGTTCGGAGGGGATAGTATTGACGAGTTGAAAAGGAACTTCAAAAACGCTATTTTTTCGGTTTGGTAA
- a CDS encoding TRAP transporter TatT component family protein, with the protein MIKFFSVKSSVKNELVNVRVVGFLISILLYGCSVQNLAIKYAGGIFDSGVKAIFSETDYEIAKVSIPANLKLLEAIYNADPKNQKTVTLLVQGYTGYAMGFVEDDEPERAKMIYKRAYSYGINFLRWKSGRFAESLDGDFEKFEMTLRTEFGRKDVPILFWTAMAWGSYVNLSRDDPEAISQIPKIESMVKYVVELDEGYFYGSGVMFLGVLLSARPKLFGGDPEKGKEYFERCIKISGGKYLLPYVFYARYYAVQVQDRQLYEQLLNYVIESHVEVLEGAELLNVIAKRKAEKFKTMVEEFF; encoded by the coding sequence TTGATTAAATTTTTCAGTGTAAAAAGTTCTGTAAAAAATGAACTTGTAAATGTGAGAGTCGTTGGATTTTTAATTTCAATTCTTCTTTACGGTTGCAGTGTTCAAAACCTTGCAATTAAATATGCAGGAGGTATATTTGACTCCGGGGTTAAAGCAATTTTTAGCGAAACGGACTACGAAATCGCAAAGGTTAGTATACCTGCAAATTTGAAACTTCTTGAGGCGATTTACAACGCCGACCCGAAAAATCAAAAAACCGTTACCCTCCTCGTTCAAGGATATACAGGTTATGCGATGGGGTTTGTTGAAGATGACGAGCCAGAAAGGGCAAAGATGATTTATAAAAGGGCTTATAGTTACGGCATTAATTTTTTGAGATGGAAAAGTGGGAGGTTTGCCGAAAGCTTGGATGGCGATTTTGAAAAATTTGAGATGACTTTGCGCACTGAATTTGGAAGAAAAGATGTTCCTATTTTGTTTTGGACCGCGATGGCTTGGGGAAGCTATGTAAATCTTAGCAGAGACGACCCCGAAGCTATAAGTCAAATTCCAAAAATTGAGTCCATGGTTAAGTATGTTGTTGAACTTGATGAGGGTTATTTTTATGGTTCTGGTGTTATGTTTCTTGGTGTCTTGTTGTCAGCCAGACCTAAATTATTTGGTGGCGACCCGGAAAAAGGGAAGGAATATTTTGAGAGATGTATAAAAATTTCAGGTGGTAAGTATCTACTTCCCTATGTTTTCTATGCAAGATATTACGCTGTCCAAGTTCAAGATAGACAGTTATATGAGCAACTTTTAAATTATGTGATTGAATCGCATGTTGAGGTCCTTGAAGGGGCTGAACTTTTGAATGTGATCGCAAAGAGAAAGGCGGAAAAATTTAAGACCATGGTTGAGGAATTTTTCTAA
- a CDS encoding TRAP transporter substrate-binding protein, which yields MRRVLVLTLLFLNFTFSQEYLIKVATIAPDGSTWIKVLREYDSQIRKESNGRIGFKIYAGGVAGDEIDVLKKIRIGQYHAAGFTGVGIGEIAPNLRVLDSPFLFKSYDEVDYIYQKFNDEFEREIERGGFVLLGWAEVGFVYTFTKTPVYGIDDLKKLKMWAWQGDPIAEAAYKVIGITPVPLSITEVLTSLQTGIIDGVYGSPLAILATQWFTRVKYMHDVPLSNASGALLISKRYFDSLPKDLQEILLKNGRKYMRKLVELSREENKNAIETLKRNGIMITEPSSKKVLSEYDEVGKKIRRELVGKVFSQIWLDKIEKAVEEYRKSNQKLGN from the coding sequence ATGAGAAGAGTTCTTGTTTTGACTTTATTATTTTTAAACTTCACTTTTTCGCAAGAATATCTCATAAAAGTTGCAACTATTGCACCTGATGGGAGCACTTGGATTAAAGTTTTAAGGGAATACGATTCACAGATAAGAAAAGAGAGCAACGGAAGAATCGGATTTAAAATTTACGCTGGTGGTGTGGCTGGGGATGAAATTGATGTTTTGAAAAAAATAAGGATAGGGCAATATCACGCTGCTGGTTTTACTGGTGTTGGAATTGGTGAGATAGCGCCAAATTTAAGAGTACTTGATTCCCCTTTTTTATTTAAAAGTTATGACGAGGTTGATTACATTTATCAAAAATTTAACGATGAGTTTGAGCGTGAGATTGAAAGGGGTGGTTTCGTCCTTTTGGGATGGGCAGAGGTTGGCTTCGTCTATACATTTACTAAAACCCCAGTTTATGGGATTGATGACCTCAAGAAACTTAAAATGTGGGCTTGGCAAGGTGACCCTATCGCAGAGGCTGCTTATAAAGTCATAGGAATTACACCTGTTCCACTTTCCATTACAGAGGTTTTAACTTCCCTTCAGACAGGTATCATAGATGGGGTTTATGGTTCACCCCTTGCAATCCTTGCGACGCAGTGGTTCACAAGGGTTAAGTATATGCACGATGTCCCGTTATCTAACGCATCAGGGGCACTTTTAATATCAAAGAGATATTTTGATTCGTTGCCGAAAGATTTACAGGAAATCCTTCTTAAAAACGGAAGGAAGTACATGCGAAAGCTCGTTGAACTTAGTCGTGAAGAAAACAAGAACGCAATTGAAACGCTCAAGAGAAATGGAATTATGATAACCGAACCCTCTTCAAAGAAGGTTTTGAGCGAGTATGATGAAGTTGGTAAGAAAATAAGGCGAGAACTCGTCGGCAAGGTTTTCAGTCAAATTTGGCTTGATAAGATTGAGAAGGCAGTTGAAGAGTATAGGAAATCAAATCAGAAGTTGGGGAATTGA